From a single Vicugna pacos chromosome 4, VicPac4, whole genome shotgun sequence genomic region:
- the FAM163B gene encoding protein FAM163B produces MTAGTVVITGGILATVILLCIVAVLCYCRLQYYCCKKDESEEDEEEPDFAVHSHLPPLHSNRNLVLTNGPALYPAASTSFSQKSPQARALCRSCSHYEPPTFLLQEPEDEGVRNGGERVAYRSLSQEDVELQPGSFGALQALNPNRLSAMREAFSRSRSISTDV; encoded by the exons ATGACAGCCGGGACGGTGGTCATCACCGGGGGCATCTTGGCGACTGTGATTCTTCTCTGCATCGTCGCGGTTCTGTGCTACTGCCGGCTCCAG TACTACTGCTGCAAGAAGGACGAGtcggaggaggacgaggaggagccGGACTTTGCCGTGCACTCGCACCTGCCCCCGCTGCACTCCAACCGCAACCTCGTGCTGACCAACGGGCCGGCGCTCTACCCGGCCGCCTCCACCTCCTTCAGCCAGAAGTCCCCGCAGGCCCGCGCCCTCTGCCGCAGCTGCTCCCACTACGAGCCGCCCACCTTCCTCCTGCAGGAGCCTGAGGACGAGGGCGTGCGCAACGGCGGGGAGCGCGTCGCCTACCGGAGCCTCAGCCAGGAGGACGTGGAGCTGCAGCCCGGGAGCTTCGGGGCCCTGCAGGCCCTCAACCCCAACCGCCTCTCGGCCATGCGGGAGGCCTTCTCCCGGAGCCGTAGCATCAGCACCGACGTCTGA